The DNA segment TTTACTACTTCTTTAGAATACGTTCCTACTGCTATACAAGTAGGACAACGTTGCTTGCTGTGAAAATACAAAACTTCCACCGTAGCGTTGTTTGATTTTACCACCTTCTTTGTTTGTGCATTTACAGCTGTAAGGCAAATCAGTCCCAATAGAGACATTATAATAACACGTTTCATACCTTTTATTTGTTTGTAGTTAATATGTTTCTTATTTCACTCTCAGTAATACGTCCCTTGGCTACAACTTTGCCGTCTATCACCAATGCCGGAAGCGACATTACATTATACTCCATTATCTTTTGCAGGTCTTCTTCTTTTACCAACACGGCATTAATATCCATGTCTTTCATCACTTTCTCTACATTGGCATACAGTGCTTTGCAGTTGCTGCAACCTGTTCCTAAAACTTTTATTTCCATAATTAATAATTTGTTTATAATGTTTCATTCAATGTTTTCTATAATCGTAGTTCGCAAAACAACGATCATTCAATACATAAAAAAAAGAGCTACTTCAACAGCAATTCTCTTTTTTACATATACACTGTCCTACAAACTCACCGAAAAGTTCCTGAGCAATTTTCCAGTTCTCTTTGTTGATACAATATTTCACCTTTGGAGTTTCTATTTCGCCCTGTATCAGTCCGGCGTTTTTAAGTTCCTTAAGATGTTGCGAAACGGTAGCTTTGGCGATTGGCAGTTCTTCATGTATGTCACCGAAGTAGCATGTTTCCTGCTTTGCCAGAAACTGCATAATGGCGATTCTTGCCGGATGCCCTAAGGCTTTGGCAAAACGAGCAAGTTGTTCTTGCTTTACCGTATAATTTTTATCGTTTTCCATCTTTTCTTTAAATATTGTTCGCAAACTTACGAACAATATTTTTATTTTGCAAATTTATCTGCAATAATTTACGATATTTAACTAATAAGTTTATTTTCTTTCGTAAGTGATATGCGTTCATTTTCTTTTGTGAGTACAAAAGAAAACCGAACCAAAAGAAAAAACGCAAACACGCTGCGAAGCTACTCCGCTCTGTCATTCAGCTAAAACGAAGAACTCGCTACGCTCAGACATGCTTCGTTTTTTAACGCTTCATTCGGTCGCTCCCGTTTAACGCTTCTACGCTATCGTTTGCAGGCTTACGCACTGTTATCGCTTGCGCTGCTTATCTCCGCAAGCGTTCCAGTGCGCTGCTTCTATTCCTCCTTGAAAGATTTAAGGAGGTGTCACGAAGTGACGGA comes from the Xylanibacter oryzae DSM 17970 genome and includes:
- a CDS encoding ArsR/SmtB family transcription factor codes for the protein MENDKNYTVKQEQLARFAKALGHPARIAIMQFLAKQETCYFGDIHEELPIAKATVSQHLKELKNAGLIQGEIETPKVKYCINKENWKIAQELFGEFVGQCICKKENCC
- a CDS encoding thioredoxin family protein, with the protein product MEIKVLGTGCSNCKALYANVEKVMKDMDINAVLVKEEDLQKIMEYNVMSLPALVIDGKVVAKGRITESEIRNILTTNK